A single Pedobacter sp. PACM 27299 DNA region contains:
- a CDS encoding TonB-dependent receptor: protein MKKYGPKRFLAVVALMLLFLLLIQMQAHAQTPLEKRLSISLKEEPLKTALDKISKLTQVKFTYNEQVANSKVKISVEAKNKTLNEVLTMALTGQPFKFNALDQEIHLQYDATKAKKPMADPAANPAKSADKYSLSGTISSSKTGETLIAATIRWAGTKVATLSNEYGFYSISLPKGTQQIEVSAIGFRSMTKTVDLNGPMRLNILLEEDANELETVSITSTSARRNIENPQMGMERINLTETKNIPMVLGERDVIKTLQLLPGVKSAGEGSGGFFVRGGSADQNMILLDEAPVYGASHLLGFFSTFNSDAIKNVTLYKSGMPAQYGGGLSSVMDVKMNDGNLQKFGVSGGVGMIAARLNVEGPIQKEKSSFLISARRTYLDAFLKLSNDSTINSSSLYFYDVNAKANYILGEKDRIFVSGYFGRDVLAADQLAGINWGNATATVRWNHLFNSRLFSNTSLIFSNYNYKIKAEEDESSLSLFSQIRDWNFKEDLQWYINGNNTLSFGLNSIFHTIKPGEVRAEGNSGMVSQDLENRYSLENAIYASNTWKVSDGFSLTYGLRLSAFSILGKGTYYDINPAGQVTSETTYKRGEVVKTYVNLEPRIAASFQLSESAAIKASYVRNAQNLHLISNSNSASPIDRWTASTNIIKPELSDQVSLGYYKNLSGDRYELTIETYYKDLKNQIDYRNGADIYTNKPIETQLLFGKGRAYGVEWLLKKKTGKLTGWLAYTLSKSERQVDGINNNDWYNTRQDRTHDISIVALYELNKKWSFSANWVFATGNAVTFPNAKYTLLGESYFYYSERNADRMPAYHRLDVGATHILKKRKNFSSELSFSLYNAYGRANAYRIAFRENENQPNITEAVKTSLFRFVPSISYDFKF, encoded by the coding sequence ATGAAAAAATACGGACCTAAAAGGTTCCTGGCAGTTGTTGCCTTGATGTTACTATTCCTACTCCTGATACAAATGCAGGCTCATGCACAAACACCATTAGAAAAGCGATTGAGCATCAGCCTAAAAGAAGAACCTTTAAAAACTGCTTTGGACAAGATCAGTAAACTGACACAGGTGAAATTTACTTACAATGAGCAAGTGGCCAATAGTAAGGTAAAGATTTCTGTAGAGGCTAAAAATAAAACCTTAAATGAGGTGCTGACGATGGCACTTACTGGTCAGCCTTTTAAATTCAATGCGCTGGACCAGGAGATTCACCTGCAATATGACGCGACGAAAGCAAAAAAGCCGATGGCCGATCCGGCGGCAAATCCGGCAAAGAGCGCAGACAAGTACAGTTTAAGTGGTACGATCTCTTCTTCTAAAACCGGAGAAACGCTGATCGCTGCTACCATAAGATGGGCTGGAACTAAAGTGGCGACCTTAAGTAATGAATATGGTTTTTATTCGATCAGCTTGCCAAAAGGAACACAGCAAATAGAAGTTTCGGCCATTGGTTTCCGCAGTATGACGAAAACAGTCGACCTGAATGGGCCTATGCGCTTGAATATTCTTTTAGAAGAAGATGCCAATGAACTGGAAACAGTGAGCATCACTTCTACCAGCGCAAGGAGAAACATTGAAAATCCCCAGATGGGAATGGAACGCATCAACCTGACCGAAACGAAAAATATTCCGATGGTACTTGGAGAACGTGACGTAATCAAAACACTGCAGCTTTTACCAGGTGTAAAATCTGCAGGAGAAGGCTCTGGAGGCTTTTTTGTCCGCGGAGGCAGTGCAGATCAGAACATGATCCTGCTGGATGAAGCACCAGTATATGGCGCTTCCCACCTTTTAGGCTTCTTTTCTACCTTCAATTCTGATGCAATTAAAAATGTAACGCTTTATAAAAGTGGCATGCCTGCACAATATGGCGGTGGATTATCGTCTGTGATGGATGTAAAAATGAACGATGGAAATCTTCAGAAATTTGGCGTCAGCGGTGGTGTCGGAATGATTGCTGCCCGCTTAAACGTAGAAGGACCGATACAAAAAGAGAAGTCTTCCTTCCTCATTTCTGCCCGTAGAACTTATCTGGATGCCTTCCTGAAACTTTCTAATGACTCCACGATTAATAGCAGCAGTCTTTATTTCTATGACGTAAATGCGAAGGCGAATTATATTCTGGGCGAGAAAGACAGGATCTTCGTATCCGGATATTTTGGAAGAGATGTATTGGCTGCCGATCAGCTGGCCGGAATCAACTGGGGAAATGCGACGGCTACTGTCCGTTGGAATCACTTGTTCAACAGCAGACTATTCTCCAATACCTCCCTGATTTTTAGTAATTACAATTATAAGATCAAGGCCGAAGAAGATGAAAGCTCTTTATCCCTATTTTCTCAAATCAGAGACTGGAACTTCAAAGAAGACCTGCAATGGTATATCAATGGGAACAACACACTGAGTTTTGGTTTAAATTCTATTTTTCATACGATTAAACCAGGAGAAGTACGTGCAGAAGGTAATTCAGGCATGGTTTCTCAAGATCTGGAAAACCGCTACTCTTTAGAGAATGCAATTTATGCGAGTAATACCTGGAAAGTTTCTGATGGTTTCAGCTTAACGTATGGTTTGCGCTTATCCGCGTTCAGTATTCTGGGTAAAGGCACTTACTATGACATCAACCCTGCCGGGCAGGTGACTTCAGAAACTACCTACAAAAGAGGAGAAGTGGTGAAAACTTATGTGAATCTGGAACCTAGAATTGCAGCCTCCTTCCAACTTTCTGAATCTGCAGCCATTAAAGCATCTTATGTACGTAATGCACAGAATTTACACCTGATTTCAAATTCCAATTCTGCTTCGCCAATAGACAGGTGGACAGCTAGTACGAACATCATTAAACCGGAACTTAGCGATCAGGTATCCTTAGGTTATTATAAAAACCTAAGCGGAGACCGTTATGAGTTGACCATAGAAACCTATTACAAAGACTTAAAAAACCAGATCGACTACAGAAATGGGGCAGATATTTATACCAATAAACCGATAGAAACGCAATTGCTTTTTGGTAAAGGACGTGCTTATGGTGTGGAATGGCTGTTGAAGAAGAAAACAGGAAAACTAACCGGATGGCTGGCTTATACCCTTTCTAAATCAGAAAGACAGGTAGATGGCATCAACAACAATGACTGGTACAATACCCGACAAGACCGGACGCACGATATTTCCATTGTGGCTCTATATGAGCTGAACAAGAAATGGTCCTTCTCTGCCAACTGGGTATTTGCAACCGGAAATGCCGTAACCTTCCCTAATGCGAAATATACCTTACTTGGAGAAAGTTATTTTTATTACTCCGAGAGAAATGCAGACCGTATGCCTGCTTATCACCGATTGGATGTTGGTGCTACCCATATCTTGAAAAAGAGAAAAAACTTCTCTTCTGAACTGAGCTTTAGCTTGTACAATGCTTATGGCAGAGCAAATGCTTACAGAATCGCTTTCCGTGAGAATGAAAATCAACCAAACATAACAGAAGCGGTAAAAACCAGTCTGTTTAGGTTCGTTCCTTCCATCTCTTACGATTTCAAATTTTAA
- a CDS encoding FecR family protein — MEEKEELAHLYQLYLSNRCTAEELNRFFNLIQKGKEADQLQNLLSTTWDQTPMAPETGLIPYFLAQESQQKVAAITNSAAAKKLYPMFRYAAAIAAVLLLFCGIYFYRAELQQSIGGAAKMEIASVTSSRRQIQLPDGTKVWLSPHSKLTYPVAFEGAHRLVSLDGEAFFEVAHDTQHPFIIKSGQVSTRVLGTSFSLSAYADQEDINVTLVTGKVAVSFDANGKTTEAIITANQRVSVNKKEEKMSTINFPDAKDLLDRRIGLFDYKGTPLSEVAEDLEMQYQVQISLAPELQNHRFYGHLNMNTDLVQTLKKLCTVMETNWEKNGGQYVITK; from the coding sequence ATGGAAGAAAAAGAAGAGTTAGCGCATCTATATCAACTGTATTTAAGCAACCGCTGTACTGCGGAAGAACTGAACCGTTTTTTTAACCTTATCCAAAAAGGGAAAGAGGCTGACCAGCTCCAAAATTTATTGTCTACAACTTGGGATCAGACTCCGATGGCACCGGAAACGGGTTTAATTCCTTATTTCCTAGCACAGGAAAGCCAGCAAAAAGTCGCCGCAATAACTAATTCGGCTGCAGCCAAAAAGTTATATCCGATGTTTAGGTATGCAGCAGCAATTGCAGCAGTATTGCTCTTATTTTGCGGAATTTACTTTTACCGTGCTGAATTGCAGCAAAGTATTGGAGGTGCTGCAAAAATGGAAATTGCCAGTGTAACGAGCAGCCGTCGGCAAATACAGCTTCCGGACGGCACAAAAGTATGGCTAAGTCCACATAGTAAATTAACTTATCCGGTTGCTTTTGAAGGAGCACATCGTTTGGTGAGCCTGGATGGAGAAGCCTTTTTTGAGGTGGCCCATGACACTCAGCATCCTTTCATCATCAAATCTGGACAGGTTAGCACCCGTGTTTTGGGTACAAGTTTCAGCTTATCGGCCTATGCCGATCAGGAAGACATCAATGTTACGCTGGTGACTGGAAAGGTCGCCGTATCATTTGATGCAAATGGAAAAACTACAGAAGCCATTATTACCGCCAATCAGCGCGTATCTGTGAATAAGAAAGAAGAAAAAATGAGTACTATAAACTTCCCGGATGCCAAAGATCTCCTGGACAGACGGATTGGGCTCTTCGATTATAAAGGAACGCCGCTTTCTGAAGTGGCAGAAGACCTGGAAATGCAATATCAAGTGCAGATCAGCCTTGCTCCAGAATTACAAAATCATCGTTTCTATGGTCATCTCAACATGAACACTGATCTGGTACAAACCTTGAAAAAGCTGTGCACGGTTATGGAAACGAATTGGGAAAAAAATGGAGGGCAGTATGTAATCACAAAATAA
- a CDS encoding sterol desaturase family protein gives MNELVDKNLSIVALFGFVVILTLVEMYFSYVHDKKVYHGRDTLTNVYLMAVAFIVNLTMKTATFFLLDYCYEHYRLFEISNVWLYWIVLILAQDLLYWLLHTTGHYVRLFWAMHVTHHSSEFFNLTTGFRSTVFEPLYRVFFYLPLAFMGFNAFDILFAYLITQIYGNLVHTQAIGKLHPWIEYIFVTPSHHRVHHASNVRYLDKNMGMVLILWDRWFGTFQEEIPEEEIHYGLTTQPEGQGAVNIIFHELIALSDDVKKAPGWKNKLKYMFNPPGWSHDGNGKTSKILQKELQDQAGA, from the coding sequence ATGAATGAATTAGTAGACAAAAACCTGAGCATTGTTGCCCTCTTTGGCTTTGTTGTAATCCTTACTTTAGTAGAAATGTACTTTAGTTACGTCCATGATAAAAAAGTGTATCATGGACGTGATACTTTAACCAATGTGTACCTGATGGCAGTAGCGTTTATCGTTAACCTGACCATGAAAACTGCCACTTTCTTCCTATTGGATTATTGTTACGAGCATTATCGTCTGTTTGAAATTTCCAATGTGTGGCTGTATTGGATCGTATTGATTCTGGCTCAGGACCTGCTTTACTGGCTGCTGCATACCACTGGCCATTATGTACGCCTATTCTGGGCGATGCATGTGACCCACCATTCTTCGGAATTTTTCAACCTGACCACAGGTTTCAGGTCTACCGTATTTGAACCTCTATACCGCGTATTTTTCTATTTGCCACTGGCTTTTATGGGCTTCAATGCCTTTGACATACTTTTCGCCTACCTGATTACTCAGATTTATGGCAATCTCGTGCATACGCAGGCCATCGGAAAACTTCATCCATGGATCGAATATATCTTTGTGACACCTTCACATCACCGCGTTCACCATGCCAGTAACGTGCGTTATCTGGATAAAAACATGGGTATGGTTCTGATTTTATGGGACCGCTGGTTCGGTACTTTTCAGGAGGAAATACCGGAAGAGGAAATCCACTATGGCTTAACCACACAGCCGGAAGGCCAGGGCGCAGTAAATATTATTTTTCATGAGCTGATTGCACTTTCTGATGATGTTAAAAAAGCACCGGGATGGAAGAATAAACTGAAATATATGTTTAATCCTCCGGGATGGAGTCATGACGGAAATGGTAAAACCTCAAAGATATTGCAGAAAGAGCTCCAGGATCAGGCAGGAGCCTAG
- a CDS encoding RNA polymerase sigma factor yields the protein MEIQRSEQLEDKELLTKLKEGDELAFVKIYNQYRNKVYSYAYQLSKSADTAEEIVQEVFIRIWQKHEQINTDFSFQGYIKKITLNHVLNHLKKIAREKALQEEVFLRIAENNSRAEDKLLEKELRKIYEEAIAQLPAQKKLIYQMVRTEELSHEEIAIKLSISKNTVKNHMVEASKFVRDYVRKNGGVICFILASSNYFHSN from the coding sequence ATGGAGATACAAAGATCGGAGCAACTGGAGGACAAAGAACTACTCACTAAATTGAAGGAGGGAGATGAGCTTGCATTTGTAAAAATCTACAATCAGTATCGAAATAAGGTGTATAGCTATGCGTATCAGCTCAGCAAATCAGCTGATACGGCCGAAGAGATTGTACAAGAAGTATTTATCAGGATCTGGCAAAAACATGAACAGATCAATACCGATTTTTCTTTTCAGGGTTACATTAAGAAAATTACGTTAAACCATGTGCTCAATCACCTGAAAAAGATTGCCCGTGAAAAGGCTTTACAGGAAGAAGTATTTCTGCGTATAGCCGAGAATAACAGTCGCGCGGAAGATAAATTGCTCGAAAAAGAGCTGAGAAAGATCTATGAAGAAGCCATTGCACAGCTTCCTGCGCAAAAGAAACTAATCTATCAAATGGTGCGCACAGAAGAACTGAGCCATGAGGAAATCGCCATAAAGTTGAGTATTTCTAAAAACACCGTGAAAAACCACATGGTGGAAGCCAGCAAATTTGTCCGGGACTATGTCCGCAAAAATGGTGGGGTCATCTGTTTTATTCTTGCTTCCTCAAATTATTTTCATTCCAACTAG
- a CDS encoding acetyl-CoA hydrolase/transferase family protein, with translation MNVPNYTTAEQALQAIKSGDRVFIHGSAATPVHLIKTLQKRHQELKNVEITSITTLGDVDFNQSPYRESFFFNSLFVSANTRAVANSMNGDYIPIFLSQIPKLFKEGFLPIDVALIQVSEPDAHGYCSLGTSVDIARAAVDTAKHIIAQVNPKMPRTHGDGFVHISAINSLVYFEQELPEVDYSAKTSEATITIGAHIASLVEDGATLQLGIGGIPDQVLKNLTGHKNLGLHTEMLSDGVIPLIQNGVINNSLKKINRGKSITSFMIGTRKLYDFVNDNPIVRVMDISYANDTSIIRKNPKVTAINSAIELDLTGQICADSMGTYQYSGIGGQMDFIHGASLSEGGKPIIALPSITSKGISRIVPFLKQGAGVVTTRGHVHWIVTEYGKVNLFGMSLKQRAKALISLAHPMHREELDRAFHERFNQ, from the coding sequence ATGAATGTTCCAAACTATACTACCGCAGAACAAGCCCTGCAAGCCATTAAATCAGGTGATCGCGTATTTATTCATGGCAGTGCCGCTACGCCGGTTCACCTGATTAAAACCTTACAAAAAAGACATCAGGAACTTAAAAATGTAGAGATCACCAGCATCACTACACTTGGAGATGTTGATTTCAATCAAAGCCCTTATCGCGAAAGCTTTTTCTTTAATTCCCTATTCGTATCGGCAAATACCAGGGCGGTAGCCAATAGCATGAATGGAGATTACATCCCCATTTTTTTAAGTCAGATTCCAAAACTGTTTAAAGAAGGATTTTTACCGATTGATGTGGCCCTGATCCAGGTTTCTGAGCCTGATGCCCATGGATATTGCTCCTTAGGAACTTCTGTAGACATTGCCAGAGCAGCGGTAGATACCGCAAAACATATCATCGCCCAGGTAAATCCAAAAATGCCGAGAACACATGGTGATGGTTTTGTACACATTTCTGCCATTAACTCCCTGGTTTATTTTGAACAGGAATTACCAGAGGTGGATTATTCTGCAAAAACCAGTGAAGCAACGATTACCATCGGTGCACATATTGCCTCTTTAGTAGAAGATGGCGCCACTCTGCAGCTGGGAATTGGCGGTATTCCTGATCAGGTATTGAAAAACTTAACCGGCCATAAAAATCTGGGCTTACATACAGAGATGCTTTCCGATGGGGTGATTCCATTAATTCAAAATGGGGTGATCAATAATAGTCTTAAAAAGATAAACCGCGGCAAGTCCATCACCTCTTTTATGATCGGCACTCGGAAATTATATGATTTTGTAAATGACAATCCTATTGTTCGTGTGATGGACATCTCTTATGCAAATGATACCAGCATCATTAGAAAAAACCCTAAAGTAACTGCCATTAATTCAGCGATCGAGCTGGACTTAACCGGTCAGATCTGTGCGGATTCTATGGGTACTTATCAGTACTCCGGTATTGGCGGACAAATGGATTTTATCCATGGTGCCTCCCTCTCTGAAGGTGGAAAACCAATCATTGCCCTCCCTTCCATAACCTCAAAAGGCATTTCCAGAATTGTTCCTTTCCTGAAACAAGGAGCTGGCGTAGTGACCACCAGAGGGCATGTACACTGGATTGTGACAGAATATGGCAAAGTTAACTTGTTTGGAATGAGCTTAAAACAAAGAGCCAAAGCTTTGATCAGCCTTGCCCATCCCATGCACAGAGAGGAATTGGATCGCGCCTTCCATGAGCGCTTTAACCAATAA
- a CDS encoding GyrI-like domain-containing protein, with the protein MEKVTLTPFFVVGISVETSNDPGKAAIDIPGLWARFIGENIGAKIVNKLRDEIYSIYTDYEGDYTKPYTTVIGCAVPNLEEIPEGMRGVTIAGGSYQKYALKGNMQEGLVFNAWLDIWKSGISRAYTTDFEVYGAKAQNPEATEVDIFIAVS; encoded by the coding sequence ATGGAAAAAGTAACATTAACGCCCTTCTTTGTAGTGGGCATTTCAGTGGAGACCAGCAATGACCCAGGTAAAGCAGCTATTGATATTCCTGGGTTGTGGGCCAGGTTTATCGGCGAAAATATTGGGGCAAAAATTGTAAACAAACTTCGTGATGAAATATACAGTATTTACACCGACTATGAAGGCGACTACACCAAGCCCTATACCACTGTAATCGGTTGTGCAGTTCCAAATCTGGAAGAAATTCCTGAAGGAATGCGTGGAGTGACTATTGCTGGTGGTTCTTATCAAAAGTATGCGTTGAAAGGCAACATGCAGGAAGGATTAGTTTTTAATGCCTGGCTAGACATCTGGAAATCAGGAATATCGCGTGCTTATACCACAGACTTCGAAGTCTATGGCGCCAAAGCACAAAACCCGGAAGCAACAGAAGTAGATATTTTCATCGCAGTCAGCTAA
- a CDS encoding GNAT family N-acetyltransferase has protein sequence MKIEHLNENKGGYFKAVNEGKTAAIMNYAWAGPGKIVIEHTEVKPDYSGQGLGKDLVFAAVDYARLQKVKILPLCPFAKSIFNKNESLNDVLF, from the coding sequence ATGAAAATTGAACATCTAAATGAAAATAAAGGTGGCTATTTTAAAGCTGTAAATGAAGGCAAGACTGCGGCAATTATGAACTATGCCTGGGCTGGCCCGGGAAAAATCGTAATCGAGCATACAGAGGTCAAGCCAGATTACTCCGGACAAGGTTTAGGAAAGGATTTAGTATTCGCAGCGGTAGACTATGCCAGGCTACAGAAAGTAAAGATCCTTCCACTGTGTCCATTTGCTAAAAGTATCTTCAATAAGAATGAATCACTGAATGACGTGCTTTTTTAA
- a CDS encoding DUF4249 domain-containing protein, protein MKNIAYILLLFPILLGSCEKVIDLKYKDNEVKYVIEGTLTNEPGSCTVLLSKTRNFKDTNPFSGLSGAVVKIENNGTAYTLLEDSPGVYKLSTLTGIPGQTYHLTVVVEGETFKASSTMPLVVPFDDFYLKAKDFDSLKVTTYVKYKDPANVTNFYWFELFHNGRRQRNYSMMNDQFTPGQEVTTAVIFENKTDDLSRNFKKGDKLGIEMHSIDPSVYLYLFSLSAAEGSDNGAAPANPLSNITNGALGFFSAHTTEKRTLVIP, encoded by the coding sequence ATGAAAAACATAGCTTATATCCTCCTGCTCTTCCCTATATTACTAGGTTCCTGTGAAAAGGTGATCGACTTAAAATACAAGGATAACGAAGTAAAATACGTGATTGAAGGTACGCTTACCAATGAACCTGGTTCCTGTACTGTATTGCTCAGCAAAACCAGAAACTTTAAGGATACCAACCCTTTTAGCGGATTGAGTGGTGCAGTAGTGAAGATAGAAAACAATGGCACTGCTTATACCCTGCTGGAAGATAGTCCGGGGGTATATAAATTATCAACTTTAACCGGTATTCCAGGTCAAACTTATCATTTGACTGTTGTTGTAGAAGGTGAAACTTTCAAAGCTTCCAGCACTATGCCTTTAGTAGTCCCTTTTGATGATTTTTACCTGAAAGCCAAAGATTTTGACAGCTTGAAAGTCACCACTTATGTAAAATATAAGGATCCGGCAAACGTGACAAACTTTTACTGGTTTGAGCTGTTTCACAATGGCAGACGTCAAAGGAACTACAGCATGATGAACGATCAATTCACTCCCGGTCAGGAAGTAACAACGGCTGTCATTTTTGAAAACAAAACCGATGATTTGTCAAGGAACTTTAAAAAAGGAGACAAATTAGGTATCGAAATGCATAGTATTGATCCTTCTGTTTACCTTTACCTTTTCAGTCTGTCTGCTGCGGAAGGCTCTGATAATGGAGCTGCCCCTGCCAATCCACTGAGCAATATAACAAATGGCGCACTCGGCTTTTTCAGTGCACATACCACAGAAAAAAGAACGTTAGTGATCCCATAA
- a CDS encoding metallophosphoesterase family protein yields MISTKILYKAVFKKNPVDDSHTFQPLPSPTGSYPYRLNLEVKSDNPRPQAMVFHMVGDTGGFKQPDLQKQIASQMAQQYLQAACPEERPAFLYHLGDLVYHYGEADQYEDQFLKPYESYPGPIYAIAGNHDTDVNPNSSEHYEPLEAFYTAFCNTCPATLHFGSGISRKSQVQPNVYWTMESPLATIIGLHTNVPKFGCIKKEQQDWFIKELKHAAKYSSEKAIIVCMHHAPYSADVNHGSSMPMVEFLETSFEAAGVKPDLIFSGHVHNYQRFTKQYPDGKTLPFVVAGAGGFDELHALADPEEPDYQTENELLEQVVLENYCDNKHGFLRIAIEKTPFKFTIKGEYYTLSGKNTENNDHEARLFDEFIVDLTGR; encoded by the coding sequence ATGATCAGTACAAAGATTCTTTATAAAGCAGTTTTTAAAAAAAATCCGGTAGATGACAGTCATACTTTCCAGCCATTGCCATCACCAACAGGAAGCTATCCTTACCGCTTAAATCTGGAAGTAAAATCGGATAACCCTAGACCGCAGGCAATGGTATTCCATATGGTGGGAGATACCGGCGGATTCAAACAGCCTGATCTGCAAAAACAGATCGCCAGCCAAATGGCCCAGCAGTACTTGCAAGCGGCCTGCCCGGAAGAGCGTCCTGCTTTTTTATATCATTTAGGAGACCTTGTTTACCATTATGGAGAAGCAGATCAATATGAAGATCAGTTTTTGAAACCTTATGAAAGCTATCCCGGCCCTATTTACGCGATTGCCGGAAACCATGATACGGATGTGAATCCAAATTCAAGCGAACATTACGAACCTCTGGAAGCTTTCTACACCGCATTTTGCAATACCTGCCCTGCTACGCTTCATTTCGGATCAGGGATCAGCAGAAAAAGTCAGGTACAGCCCAATGTATACTGGACAATGGAAAGCCCATTAGCTACCATTATCGGCCTCCACACCAACGTACCGAAGTTTGGCTGCATAAAAAAAGAGCAGCAGGACTGGTTTATAAAAGAGCTGAAACATGCTGCGAAATATAGCTCTGAAAAGGCAATCATTGTATGTATGCACCATGCGCCCTATTCGGCGGATGTAAATCATGGCTCCAGCATGCCGATGGTAGAATTTTTAGAAACTTCTTTTGAAGCGGCAGGTGTAAAGCCAGATCTGATTTTCAGCGGTCATGTGCACAATTACCAGCGTTTTACCAAGCAATATCCGGATGGAAAAACCCTTCCTTTTGTGGTTGCAGGTGCGGGTGGTTTCGACGAACTTCATGCTTTGGCAGATCCGGAGGAACCAGATTACCAAACGGAAAACGAGTTACTAGAGCAGGTGGTCTTGGAAAACTATTGTGACAACAAGCATGGCTTCCTCAGAATTGCCATTGAAAAAACACCTTTTAAATTTACTATCAAGGGCGAATATTACACCCTTTCTGGTAAGAATACTGAGAATAACGACCATGAAGCTAGATTATTCGATGAATTTATAGTAGATCTTACCGGCAGGTAA